A window of Scophthalmus maximus strain ysfricsl-2021 chromosome 10, ASM2237912v1, whole genome shotgun sequence contains these coding sequences:
- the LOC118283730 gene encoding uncharacterized protein LOC118283730, whose amino-acid sequence MDNCDLEKLSVSGGKLHPDFSPEVTDYRVTVESSVNKVSLDLLTSDCGASYSICFGDGSSTIQLDDGVNRVQVEVVAEDGTVKKYRVDVTKLSAKVAVLSDLTVDGDIPLHPAFCAKHFEYNIIVPFHCSAVTLLPKVPDKNMKFAVNGADGSQPVPVTVGDTVVEISVGSADGSNSQVYTVLVTRELIPLAVTFTDGKQQLDYECPVSLNAFYRPVSINHSDPKHTFSTPYIEMLARRSRVDPLSGCPLGDGWEVVELDLDREMSATPVKCFFAYRGCDSVVKLSELGSHSLDCPHKPSGDLDSKDVTETSWYKQHFASPGGLEIETKHILEQRNWEKRLQTTAGEDNVDKLCASAQDHLRLYRQRLPKPGDSLQYEDGGSPLHSLDQAAVHYASAIRLRSKEARLHFLLGLVLEEQHYATEMYGLQRKADRHRDELSDAKSTARHDEILAVCKLHGFLGTPTAERRLQALDREYQQLKEQGQSGKADYLQTLYIWLAKQTGKESGSAVRDEESQGAVRHALLKYLDAWSLSPDSWEYNLHVGRLLLLLQGRSREALQHLQSGLALRPLHPALRFFTGLALLQQEQKASEDTEKEAALFLQQGLEHFVSQRCSKSWSEPDPSETLSGLNAQFLRGLLTLGQLQQRNTLSGEAMSAEQVYHTVAVLTAQSASRCVCSGSVSAQLEWVLLDAHFALLRGLIQEGERQAKVVGAAEGQQRLVARRCRALTALIRLTSISPCQELLDMQERACQLAVVTTPRDSHALGLLGLAQLAQYGNDPNSDRSKEALADACLSFQASIELENAAQSGEPPEQLSKQRWWQDRQEADKQSTSQPKGAKSGAGRGRGGPGHGRATAAVTTAPAPAPAHPQAPVRGGKAAANRPAAKIPAARGRAEAAAKPEGPAKPSNNATKPQLPANKSKQAGCPDAGETAEGVSESSGPPVGERVAASGPTNRSSHVSRLGLARALSRSADAQDEAQRLYREVIAMAPGIHDAYIELVQLLEPSDPQAAVEVYCMFPLRPVAEQSFDDAFISGEIVRMLMALEKYDHPQLDCSLVAYGKVMGLSSIEKYIDILEVKSMPRLLKSVYARIHDRQEDDEDLQDFFKFKCWI is encoded by the exons CTGTGATTTGGAGAAGCTGTCCGTCTCCGGGGGGAAGCTCCATCCAGACTTCTCACCAGAGGTGACCGACTACAGGGTGACAGTGGAGAGCAGTGTCAACAAAGTGTCTCTGGACCTGCTCACCAGTGACTGTGGGGCTTCGTACAGTATT tgcTTTGGTGATGGATCCAGCACCATTCAACTGGACGATGGGGTGAACAGGGTACAGGTCGAGGTGGTGGCTGAGGATGGCACCGTGAAGAAGTACCGCGTGGACGTCACCAAGCTGTCTGCAAAGGTCGCAGTGCTCAGTGACCTCACTGTGGACGGAGACATTCCACTTCACCCTGCATTTTGTGCCAAACACTTTGAATACAACA ttATTGTTCCCTTCCACTGTAGTGCCGTGACGCTGCTTCCCAAGGTGCcagacaaaaacatgaaatttgCAGTGAACGGGGCGGACGGCTCTCAGCCGGTCCCTGTGACCGTTGGAGACACTGTGGTGGAGATCTCCGTCGGTTCAGCAGATGGCAGTAATTCACAG GTGTACACGGTGTTGGTGACTCGAGAGCTGATTCCTCTGGCCGTGACCTTCACGGATGggaagcagcagctggactACGAATGTCCAGTGTCCCTGAATGCTTTTTATAGGCCCGTATCCATCAACCACAG TGACCCGAAGCACACCTTCTCGACGCCATATATTGAGATGCTGGCACGGAGGTCAAGGGTCGACCCACTCAGCGGCTGTCCGCTGGGAGACGGCTGGGAAGTGGTCGAACTGGACCTGGACAGGGAGATGTCCGCCACGCCGGTCAAGTGCTTCTTTGCTTACCGAG GATGTGACAGTGTGGTGAAACTGTCTGAGCTGGGGTCACACTCTCTCGACTGCCCACACAAGCCCTCAGGGGACCTGGACTCAAAG GATGTCACCGAGACGAGTTGGTACAAGCAGCACTTTGCATCTCCCGGTGGTTTGGAGATAGAgaccaaacacattttggag CAACGTAACTGGGAGAAAAGGCTACAAACGACAGCAGGAGAAGACAACGTGGATAAACTGTGTGCCTCGGCCCAGGATCACCTGAGGCTCTACCGACAGCGCCTGCCCAAACCAG GCGACTCGCTGCAGTACGAGGATGGCGGGTCTCCTCTGCACAGCCTGGACCAGGCTGCCGTCCACTACGCCTCGGCGATCAGACTCCGCTCGAAAGAGGCCagactccacttcctgctggggCTGGTTCTGGAGGAGCAGCACTACGCCACGGAGATGTACGGCCTCCAGAGGAAG GCGGACAGGCACAGAGACGAGTTGAGCGACGCCAAATCCACCGCGCGCCACGACGAAATCCTCGCCGTGTGTAAACTCCACGGTTTCCTCGGCACGCCCACGGCGGAGAGGCGGCTCCAGGCCCTGGACAGAGAGTACCAGCAGCTCAAAGAGCAGGGCCAGTCGGGCAAGGCCGACTACCTCCAGACGCTCTACATCTGGCTCGCCAAGCAAACCGGCAAG GAAAGCGGTTCGGCCGTGCGGGACGAAGAGAGCCAGGGCGCCGTGCGCCACGCTCTGCTGAAATACCTGGACGCCTGGTCTCTGAGTCCGGACAGCTGGGAGTACAACCTCCACGTcgggaggctgctgctgctgctgcagggtcGGAGCAGGGAAGCCCTGCAGCATCTCCAGAGCGGCCTGGCACTGCGCCCCCTCCACCCGGCCCTCAG ATTCTTCACCGGGctggctctgctgcagcaggagcagaaagCCTCCGAGGACACGGAGAAGGAGGCTGCTCTGTTCTTACAACAGGGACTGGAGCACTTTGTCAGCCAGCGCTGCAGCAAGAG CTGGTCGGAGCCGGATCCGTCAGAGACCCTGTCCGGCCTCAACGCGCAGTTCCTGCGAGGCCTCCTCACCCTGggccagctgcagcagaggaacacGCTGTCTGGGGAGGCCATGAGTGCCGAACAGGTCTATCACAC TGTAGCAGTGCTGACGGCCCAGAGCGCGAGTCGGTGCGTGTGCAGCGGCTCGGTGAGCGCGCAGCTGGAGTGGGTGCTGCTGGACGCCCACTTCGCCCTGCTGCGGGGCCTGATCCAGGAGGGCGAGCGCCAGGCCAAGGTCGTCGGCGCCGCCGAGGGGCAGCAGCGCCTGGTGGCGCGGAGATGCCGGGCGCTCACGGCTCTCATACGGCTCACCTCCATCAGCCCATgtcaggagctgctggacatgCAGGAGAGG GCCTGCCAGCTGGCGGTGGTGACCACGCCCCGGGACAGCCACGCCCTTGGTCTCCTAGGTCTGGCTCAGCTGGCTCAATATGGCAACGACCCGAACTCAGACAGGTCAAAGGAAGCCCTGGCCGACGCCTGCCTCAGCTTCCAGGCCAGCATTGAGCTGGAGAACGCGGCTCAGAGCGGAGAGCCACCCGAACAGCTGAGCA AGCAACGGTGGTGGCAGGACCGGCAGGAGGCTGACAAACAATCCACCAGCCAGCCGAAAGGTGCCAAgagcggggcggggcggggccgGGGAGGGCCTGGTCACGGGCGAGCGACGGCAGCTGTGACCACAGCTCCCGCTCCCGCTCCTGCACACCCACAAGCCCCCGTCCGGGGAGGGAAAGCTGCTGCCAACCGGCCCGCAGCCAAAATCCCTGCAGccag GGGGCGAGCTGAAGCAGCAGCCAAGCCAGAGGGACCAGCTAAACCTTCCAACAATGCCACTAAACCCCAGCTCCCTGCCAACAAGTCCAAACAGGCCGGTTGTCCCGATGCTGGTGAGACAGCCGAGG GAGTCTCCGAGTCTTCGGGGCCTCCCGTCGGAGAGCGAGTGGCCGCGTCCGGTCCTACGAACCGCAGCTCCCACGTCTCTCGGCTGGGTCTGGCCCGGGCCCTCTCCCGCTCCGCGGACGCCCAGGACGAGGCACAGCGGCTCTACCGAGAGGTCATCGCCATGGCGCCGGGG ATCCACGACGCCTACATTGAGCTGGTGCAGCTGCTGGAGCCGTCGGACCCTCAGGCCGCCGTGGAGGTTTACTGCATGTTCCCCCTGAGGCCCGTGGCCGAGCAGAGCTTCGACGACGCCTTCATCTCGGGAGAGATCGTCCGCATGCTCATGGCGCTGGAGAAGTACGACCACCCGCAGCTGGACTGCAGCCTCGTGGCATACGGAAAAGTCATGGGCCTAA GCAGCATCGAGAAATACATCGACATCTTGGAGGTCAAGTCCATGCCCAGGCTGCTGAAGAGCGTCTACGCGAGGATCCACGACCGgcaggaggacgacgaggatcTGCAGGACTTCTTCAAGTTCAAATGCTGGATATGA